The following are encoded together in the Gemmatimonadaceae bacterium genome:
- the xerD gene encoding site-specific tyrosine recombinase XerD has translation MDDAAARGFLLERFSDFLSLEEGASPRTQEAYARDVNRLAEFATAKGARTPADVTSKLLREYVYHLKDLGLAPASIRRSVSGVRTYFRFLLGDGVLLQDPSERLETPKKWRTLPDVLSVDEVATLLAAPTMDDPLYFRDRAMLELAYGAGLRVSEWITIGVKDILMADGVVRVLGKGSKERLVPIGRNAISAMAIYLRELRPRLERGKGRGVLFLNARGEPLSRMGAWTILKKYVERARIEKHVSPHTLRHSFATHLLEGGADLRAVQEMLGHTDISTTQIYTHVDREYLRSVHRQYHPRA, from the coding sequence ATGGACGACGCCGCGGCCCGGGGCTTCCTGCTCGAACGGTTCAGCGACTTCCTCTCGTTGGAGGAGGGCGCGTCGCCGCGCACGCAGGAGGCCTATGCCCGCGACGTGAATCGCCTGGCGGAGTTCGCCACCGCAAAGGGCGCGCGCACGCCGGCCGATGTCACCTCCAAGCTGCTGCGCGAATACGTGTACCACCTCAAGGATCTCGGCCTCGCGCCGGCGTCCATTCGCCGCAGCGTCTCCGGGGTGCGGACCTACTTCCGCTTCCTGCTCGGCGACGGCGTCCTGCTGCAGGATCCCAGCGAGCGGCTGGAAACCCCCAAGAAGTGGCGCACGCTGCCCGACGTGCTCTCGGTGGACGAGGTGGCCACGCTGCTCGCCGCGCCGACGATGGACGATCCGCTGTACTTCCGGGACCGGGCCATGCTCGAACTGGCGTACGGCGCCGGGCTGCGCGTGTCGGAGTGGATCACGATCGGCGTGAAGGACATCCTGATGGCCGACGGCGTGGTGCGCGTGCTGGGCAAGGGCAGCAAGGAGCGGCTCGTGCCGATCGGCCGCAACGCGATCTCCGCCATGGCCATCTATCTGCGAGAACTGCGGCCGCGCCTCGAGCGGGGCAAGGGCCGGGGCGTGCTGTTCCTGAACGCCCGCGGGGAACCCCTGTCGCGCATGGGCGCTTGGACCATCCTCAAGAAGTACGTCGAGCGCGCGCGGATCGAGAAGCACGTCTCGCCGCACACGCTCCGCCACTCATTCGCCACCCACCTCCTGGAGGGCGGGGCGGACCTGCGGGCGGTGCAGGAGATGCTTGGACACACCGACATCTCCACCACGCAGATCTACACCCACGTGGACCGGGAGTACCTGCGAAGCGTGCATCGGCAGTATCATCCACGGGCCTGA
- a CDS encoding CTP synthase — protein MPTTGSQHTTKFIFVTGGVVSSLGKGIAAASLGRLLVERGLRVSMMKFDPYINVDPGTMSPFQHGEVFVTDDGAETDLDLGHYERFIDRALSQANNVTTGRIYLNVITKERRGEYLGSTVQVIPHITDEIKAAMRRIAPDNDVVIVEIGGTVGDIESLPFLEAIRQFRHDIGRENSIFVHLTLIPYIAAAGELKTKPTQHSVRDLMEIGIQPDLLIVRTERPVSDEIKRKIALFCNVEFGCVIESPDVRTIYQIPLAFHDQGFDEMVLQKLGIARPAPDLSAWRTMVERVLAPRERVRIAVVGKYTEFVDSYKSVQEALIHGGIANDVGVDIHWLSSDEFTSPERAADLLHGYDGLLVPGGFGVRGVDGMVEAIRYARESGLPFFGICLGMQVAIIEFARDVCALDDSHSSEFAPSCDNPVISLMESQQHVTDMGGTMRLGAYPCRLARGSRAAEVYGMAEVSERHRHRYEVSNAYRDLFVQRGLKLSGLSPDGQLVEIVELPAHPWFIGCQFHPELKSRPMRPHPLFAGFIAAAYRAKHAGAPQGEPGRLVEAAD, from the coding sequence ATGCCAACCACCGGGAGCCAACACACGACGAAGTTCATCTTCGTCACGGGCGGGGTCGTCTCGTCACTCGGCAAGGGCATTGCCGCCGCCTCCCTGGGGCGCCTCCTGGTGGAACGCGGCCTGCGGGTCTCGATGATGAAGTTCGATCCGTACATCAACGTCGACCCGGGGACGATGTCGCCGTTCCAGCACGGCGAGGTGTTCGTCACCGACGACGGCGCCGAGACCGATCTCGACCTCGGCCACTATGAGCGATTCATCGATCGGGCGCTCTCCCAGGCGAACAACGTCACCACGGGCCGGATCTACCTCAACGTGATCACCAAGGAACGCCGCGGCGAATACCTGGGGTCCACGGTGCAGGTGATCCCGCACATCACCGACGAGATCAAGGCGGCCATGCGCCGCATCGCGCCGGACAACGACGTGGTGATCGTCGAGATCGGCGGCACGGTCGGCGACATCGAATCGCTGCCGTTCCTGGAGGCGATCCGTCAGTTCCGCCACGACATCGGCCGCGAGAACTCGATCTTCGTCCATCTCACCCTCATCCCGTACATCGCCGCGGCCGGCGAACTCAAGACCAAGCCCACCCAGCATTCGGTGCGCGACCTCATGGAGATCGGCATCCAGCCCGACCTCCTCATCGTGCGCACCGAACGCCCGGTGTCGGATGAGATCAAGCGCAAGATCGCGCTGTTCTGCAACGTCGAATTCGGCTGCGTCATCGAGAGCCCCGACGTGCGGACCATCTACCAGATCCCGCTCGCGTTCCATGACCAGGGGTTCGACGAGATGGTGCTGCAGAAGCTGGGCATCGCGCGCCCCGCGCCCGACCTGTCGGCGTGGCGGACGATGGTCGAGCGCGTGCTCGCCCCCCGCGAGCGCGTGCGCATCGCCGTCGTGGGCAAGTACACGGAGTTCGTGGACAGCTACAAGAGCGTGCAGGAGGCCCTCATCCACGGCGGCATCGCCAACGATGTGGGCGTGGACATCCACTGGCTGTCTAGCGACGAATTCACGTCCCCGGAACGGGCCGCCGACCTGCTGCACGGCTACGATGGCCTGCTCGTGCCGGGTGGGTTCGGCGTGCGCGGCGTGGACGGCATGGTCGAGGCCATTCGCTATGCGCGGGAGTCCGGCCTGCCGTTCTTCGGGATCTGCCTCGGCATGCAGGTGGCGATCATCGAGTTCGCGCGCGACGTCTGCGCGCTCGACGACAGCCATTCGTCGGAGTTCGCGCCGTCCTGCGACAATCCGGTGATCTCGCTCATGGAATCGCAACAGCACGTGACCGACATGGGCGGCACGATGCGCCTCGGCGCGTATCCGTGCCGCCTGGCGCGCGGGTCCAGGGCCGCGGAGGTGTACGGCATGGCCGAGGTCAGCGAGCGGCATCGCCACCGCTATGAGGTCTCCAACGCGTACCGTGACCTGTTCGTGCAGCGGGGGCTGAAGCTCTCCGGCCTGAGTCCGGACGGCCAACTGGTGGAGATCGTCGAACTGCCGGCCCATCCGTGGTTCATCGGCTGCCAGTTCCACCCCGAACTCAAGTCGCGCCCGATGCGCCCCCATCCGCTGTTCGCGGGGTTCATCGCCGCGGCGTATCGGGCCAAGCATGCCGGCGCGCCGCAGGGCGAGCCGGGCCGGCTGGTCGAGGCGGCGGACTGA
- the ispF gene encoding 2-C-methyl-D-erythritol 2,4-cyclodiphosphate synthase, whose product MTRTGIGYDSHRFAPPGPLILGGVTIQSDVRLAGHSDGDAVAHALTDAVLGAAAIGDIGQMYPDTDPANENRDSVEMLRAGVARVRATGWRVQQVDVTIVTEYPRIGPHRDAMRICLAEALGVTPADVSIKGKSNEGMGWVGRGEGLACIAVASIVREG is encoded by the coding sequence ATGACGCGTACCGGCATCGGATACGATTCGCATCGCTTCGCTCCTCCGGGGCCGCTCATCCTCGGCGGCGTGACGATCCAGAGCGACGTGCGGTTGGCCGGTCATTCCGACGGCGACGCCGTGGCGCACGCCCTCACCGACGCCGTGCTCGGCGCCGCCGCGATCGGCGACATCGGCCAGATGTACCCCGACACCGATCCCGCCAACGAGAACCGCGACTCCGTCGAAATGCTTCGCGCCGGCGTGGCCCGGGTGCGCGCCACCGGGTGGCGCGTGCAGCAGGTGGACGTGACGATCGTTACCGAATACCCGCGTATCGGCCCCCACCGCGACGCCATGCGTATCTGCCTGGCCGAAGCGCTCGGCGTGACGCCGGCCGACGTCAGCATCAAGGGCAAGTCCAACGAGGGAATGGGGTGGGTGGGCCGCGGCGAAGGGCTCGCCTGCATCGCGGTCGCCAGCATCGTTCGCGAGGGATGA
- a CDS encoding DedA family protein, whose translation MGVTALLDWLGALPLGALYVCLAGIAAAENVFPPLPADSVVAFGSFLAARGHGSALAAVAAVWIGNVAGAMGMYALGRRYGAERLERRLLGNKAEQMERRLTDYYGRFGLAAIFFGRFVPGLRALVPPFAGALRVPAFTAALLIGVASAIWYGTVSYVGFTLGADWPAVVRVLSRDGGLIAAVAAAVIAALVFARWMQRSRR comes from the coding sequence GTGGGGGTGACCGCGCTGCTCGACTGGCTCGGCGCGCTGCCGCTGGGCGCCCTGTACGTGTGCCTCGCCGGCATCGCCGCCGCGGAGAACGTCTTCCCGCCGCTCCCCGCCGACAGCGTCGTCGCGTTCGGCAGCTTCCTGGCCGCGCGCGGCCATGGCTCGGCGCTCGCGGCCGTGGCCGCGGTCTGGATCGGGAATGTGGCCGGCGCCATGGGGATGTACGCGCTCGGCCGGCGGTACGGCGCCGAGCGCCTGGAACGCCGGTTGCTCGGCAACAAGGCCGAGCAGATGGAACGGCGGCTCACCGACTACTACGGCCGGTTCGGGCTGGCGGCGATCTTCTTCGGGCGGTTCGTGCCCGGCCTGCGAGCCCTCGTCCCCCCATTCGCCGGCGCGCTGCGCGTGCCGGCATTCACCGCGGCGCTCCTCATCGGCGTCGCCTCGGCCATCTGGTACGGCACCGTGAGCTACGTGGGATTCACGCTCGGCGCCGATTGGCCCGCCGTCGTCCGCGTGCTGTCGCGGGACGGCGGCCTGATCGCCGCCGTCGCCGCCGCCGTCATCGCGGCGCTCGTGTTCGCGCGATGGATGCAACGGAGCCGGCGCTGA
- a CDS encoding menaquinone biosynthesis protein translates to MRIGRIPYINCYPVYGAVDRGIVPLHGALVDGVPTVLNRMMRDGTLDVSVISAVEYATDASRYLLLPDLAITSDGPVRSVMMFSKRPAEALSGQRVLVSRSSMTSVALLQLLFENVWHATPQFVPADAELSDIATFGQDDHDARLVIGDAALLLNTRLHAGRAEALAPRTDYRHAYDLGAEWKQWTGLPFVFAVWVAQRTADVQDALRVHGELIASRDWGLAHLDTLAAQASHATGVSQPVCLEYLSGLDYRLSYGHLAGLTEFFRRLVAAGRVPDGSLAFLPAA, encoded by the coding sequence ATGCGCATCGGCCGCATTCCGTACATCAACTGCTACCCCGTCTACGGGGCGGTCGATCGCGGAATCGTGCCCCTCCACGGCGCCCTCGTCGACGGCGTGCCCACCGTGCTCAACCGCATGATGCGCGACGGCACGCTGGACGTGAGCGTGATCTCCGCCGTCGAATACGCCACCGACGCGTCGCGCTACCTGCTGCTCCCGGACCTCGCCATCACCAGCGACGGCCCGGTGCGCAGCGTCATGATGTTCTCCAAGCGGCCGGCCGAAGCCCTCTCCGGCCAGCGGGTGCTGGTGAGCCGCAGCTCGATGACCAGCGTGGCGCTCCTCCAGCTCCTGTTCGAGAACGTCTGGCACGCCACGCCCCAGTTCGTCCCCGCCGACGCCGAGTTGTCGGACATCGCCACGTTCGGCCAGGACGATCACGACGCGCGCCTCGTGATCGGCGACGCGGCGCTGCTGCTCAACACGCGCCTCCACGCCGGCCGCGCCGAAGCGCTCGCTCCACGCACCGACTACCGCCACGCCTACGATCTCGGCGCCGAGTGGAAGCAGTGGACCGGGCTGCCGTTCGTGTTCGCCGTCTGGGTGGCCCAGCGCACGGCCGACGTCCAGGACGCTCTGCGGGTGCACGGCGAACTCATCGCGTCCCGCGATTGGGGGCTGGCGCATCTCGACACCCTCGCCGCCCAGGCATCGCACGCCACCGGCGTCAGCCAGCCGGTGTGTCTCGAATATCTGTCCGGCCTCGACTACCGGCTGTCCTACGGCCACCTGGCCGGACTCACCGAGTTCTTCCGCCGTCTGGTCGCGGCGGGGCGGGTGCCCGACGGGTCGCTCGCCTTCCTCCCCGCGGCGTAG
- the mqnE gene encoding aminofutalosine synthase MqnE has translation MSAAVAPIAPVVDRRRVTDRALLPIADKVERGERLTPDEGITLFQTADLLGLGTLADARNRALHGDRVMFAANQHINPTNICTLRKTCVFCSYARLPKEDGAYRYTLEQVLAEADEANTTLTREFHIVGGLDMKAGLAYYAEMFRALKARHPQVHIKGLTAVEIAHIARIEKMTVRDVLIALREAGLDTMPGGGAEVFSPGVRATIADKKLAGDEWIGVHREAHQLGIRTNCTMLYGHVESIPDRINHLTMLRDLQSETGGFLAYIPLAYHPDNNELGETLHREGTATSGFDDLRNLAVGRLYLDNIPHMKTHWVMVTPFLSQTALHFGVNDMEGTMVHEKIYHEAGAHTAQAMALDNLLGLIRGAGKIPVERDSFYQVVRTFDGHAAAADQAA, from the coding sequence GTGTCAGCCGCCGTCGCCCCCATCGCGCCCGTCGTCGATCGCCGCCGCGTCACCGACCGCGCGCTGCTGCCCATCGCCGACAAGGTCGAGCGCGGCGAGCGCCTGACTCCCGACGAAGGGATCACGCTGTTCCAGACCGCCGACCTGCTCGGCCTCGGCACACTCGCCGACGCCCGGAACCGCGCGCTGCACGGCGATCGCGTCATGTTCGCCGCCAATCAGCACATCAATCCCACCAACATCTGCACGCTGCGCAAGACCTGCGTATTCTGCTCGTACGCCAGGCTGCCCAAGGAAGACGGCGCGTACCGGTACACGCTCGAGCAGGTGCTGGCCGAGGCGGACGAGGCCAACACCACGCTCACCCGCGAGTTCCACATCGTGGGCGGGCTCGACATGAAGGCCGGCCTCGCGTACTACGCCGAGATGTTCCGCGCCCTCAAGGCCCGCCATCCGCAGGTCCACATCAAGGGCCTCACCGCCGTCGAGATCGCGCACATCGCGCGCATCGAGAAGATGACCGTGCGCGACGTCCTGATCGCGCTCCGCGAGGCGGGCCTCGACACGATGCCCGGCGGCGGCGCCGAGGTGTTCAGCCCCGGCGTGCGCGCCACGATCGCCGACAAGAAACTCGCCGGCGACGAATGGATCGGCGTCCACCGCGAGGCCCATCAGCTCGGCATCCGCACCAACTGCACCATGCTCTACGGGCACGTGGAGTCGATCCCGGACCGCATCAATCACCTGACCATGCTCCGCGACCTCCAGAGCGAGACGGGCGGGTTCCTGGCCTACATCCCGCTGGCCTACCATCCCGACAACAACGAACTCGGCGAGACGCTGCACCGCGAGGGCACCGCCACGTCGGGCTTCGACGATCTGCGCAATCTCGCCGTGGGCCGGCTCTACCTGGACAACATCCCCCACATGAAGACCCACTGGGTGATGGTCACGCCCTTCCTATCCCAGACGGCGCTGCACTTCGGCGTCAACGACATGGAAGGCACGATGGTGCATGAGAAGATCTACCACGAAGCCGGCGCCCACACCGCCCAGGCGATGGCGCTCGACAACCTGCTCGGCCTCATCCGCGGCGCCGGCAAGATTCCCGTGGAGCGCGACTCGTTCTACCAGGTGGTGCGCACGTTCGACGGCCACGCCGCCGCCGCGGACCAGGCGGCCTAG
- a CDS encoding HAD hydrolase family protein: MIDAALARRIKLVALDVDGVLTDGGIYLGAVQGQPLEFKRYDIQDGLGIHLLRRAGLRVAIITGRVSESVRVRAAELEIDDVAQGTNAQKLPALTAILQRHHIAAADVAFVGDDFPDLAVMRAVGLPVAAANAVAEVRRECALVLTRPGGHGAVREFAEALLGARGEWEPLWQAYVGERSMTGAGVR, from the coding sequence ATGATCGACGCCGCCCTCGCCCGCCGCATCAAGCTGGTGGCCCTCGACGTGGACGGGGTGCTCACCGACGGCGGCATCTACCTCGGCGCCGTGCAGGGCCAGCCCCTGGAGTTCAAGCGCTACGACATCCAGGACGGACTCGGCATTCACCTCCTGCGTCGCGCGGGCCTGCGGGTGGCGATCATCACCGGCCGCGTGTCCGAGAGCGTCCGCGTGCGGGCGGCCGAACTCGAGATCGACGACGTGGCGCAGGGGACCAACGCCCAGAAGCTGCCGGCCCTCACCGCCATCCTGCAGCGCCACCACATCGCCGCGGCCGACGTGGCGTTCGTGGGCGACGACTTCCCCGACCTCGCGGTCATGCGCGCCGTGGGCCTGCCCGTGGCCGCCGCGAATGCCGTGGCCGAGGTGCGCCGCGAGTGCGCGCTCGTGCTCACCCGGCCCGGCGGGCACGGGGCGGTGCGCGAGTTCGCCGAGGCGCTGCTCGGGGCGCGGGGCGAGTGGGAGCCCCTCTGGCAGGCCTATGTCGGTGAACGGTCGATGACGGGGGCCGGGGTCCGATGA
- a CDS encoding aminodeoxychorismate/anthranilate synthase component II — MILVIDNYDSFTYNLVQYLGELGADLLVERNDAIAVEDIATLAPTAIVLSPGPCAPAQAGITVETVRRWGATIPILGVCLGHQAIGEAYGGRVVRAAQVMHGKTSHVVHQATGVFAGLPSPMEVMRYHSLVVESHSLPAALEVVAHSADDPGEIQGLRHREHPVFGVQFHPESIKTEHGKAILRNFLELSRAA; from the coding sequence ATGATCCTCGTCATCGACAACTACGACTCGTTCACCTACAACCTCGTGCAGTACCTGGGCGAGTTGGGAGCCGATCTCCTCGTCGAGCGCAACGACGCGATCGCGGTCGAGGACATCGCGACCCTCGCGCCGACGGCCATCGTCCTCTCGCCGGGGCCGTGCGCGCCGGCGCAGGCGGGGATCACCGTCGAGACGGTACGCCGGTGGGGAGCCACGATTCCCATCCTCGGCGTGTGCCTGGGCCACCAGGCGATCGGTGAGGCGTACGGGGGGCGCGTGGTTCGGGCCGCGCAGGTCATGCACGGCAAGACCTCCCACGTCGTGCATCAGGCCACCGGCGTATTCGCCGGCCTTCCGAGCCCGATGGAAGTGATGCGCTACCACTCACTCGTGGTGGAATCGCATTCGCTGCCTGCGGCGCTCGAGGTCGTGGCCCACTCGGCGGACGATCCGGGAGAGATCCAGGGGCTGCGGCACCGCGAGCATCCGGTGTTCGGCGTGCAGTTTCACCCGGAATCCATCAAGACCGAACACGGGAAGGCCATTCTCCGCAATTTCCTCGAGCTTTCGCGGGCCGCGTAG
- a CDS encoding KpsF/GutQ family sugar-phosphate isomerase, with protein MKRPEIIALGRRVVRLESEALAATESRIGESFADAVHLIAESKGRVIVAGVGKSGLIGRKIAATLTSTGTPAAFLHPVDSAHGDLGIVGRDDVAILISKSGESDELLGLLEQLKGLGVKLIALTAEGDSTLARLADLWLDGWVREEACPHDLAPTTSTTVALALGDALAVALLEVKGFRREDFARLHPGGSLGRRLLTRVGDVMTRDDLPVLRRGGTMRDAIVLLAEKRGIAIQLDDTDHIVGIMTAGDLTRMMEREADILSVTMDRVLVRAPKIARDDELASAVAFRMEQHGIMAMPVVDADDHLVGVVHLHDLMRARIR; from the coding sequence ATGAAGCGCCCGGAGATCATCGCCCTCGGCCGGCGCGTCGTGCGCCTCGAGTCCGAAGCCCTGGCCGCCACCGAATCGCGGATCGGCGAATCGTTCGCCGACGCGGTGCATCTCATCGCCGAATCCAAGGGGCGGGTGATCGTCGCCGGCGTCGGCAAGTCGGGGTTGATCGGCCGCAAGATCGCGGCCACGCTCACGTCGACGGGTACGCCGGCGGCCTTCCTGCACCCCGTGGACAGCGCCCACGGCGATCTCGGCATCGTCGGCCGCGACGACGTGGCCATACTGATTTCGAAAAGCGGGGAATCCGACGAACTGCTCGGACTCCTCGAGCAGCTCAAGGGCCTGGGCGTGAAGCTCATCGCCCTCACCGCCGAGGGCGACTCGACCCTGGCCCGACTCGCGGACCTCTGGTTGGACGGGTGGGTACGAGAAGAGGCCTGTCCGCACGATCTCGCGCCAACGACGAGCACCACCGTCGCCCTGGCGCTGGGCGACGCGCTCGCCGTGGCGCTGCTCGAAGTGAAGGGGTTCCGGCGCGAGGACTTCGCGCGCCTCCATCCCGGCGGATCGCTGGGGCGGCGCCTGCTCACGCGGGTGGGCGACGTGATGACGCGGGATGACCTGCCCGTGCTGCGGCGCGGCGGCACGATGCGCGATGCAATCGTACTGCTCGCCGAGAAGCGCGGCATCGCCATCCAACTGGACGACACCGATCACATCGTGGGGATCATGACCGCCGGCGACCTGACGCGCATGATGGAACGTGAAGCCGATATTCTCTCCGTGACCATGGACCGCGTGCTCGTGCGGGCCCCGAAGATCGCCCGCGACGACGAACTCGCGAGTGCCGTCGCCTTCCGCATGGAACAACACGGCATCATGGCGATGCCGGTGGTCGACGCCGACGACCACCTCGTCGGCGTCGTCCACCTCCACGACCTGATGCGGGCACGGATCCGATGA
- the kdsB gene encoding 3-deoxy-manno-octulosonate cytidylyltransferase translates to MRTLAVIPARLGATRLPRKPLRLLAGRPLVIRVWERVQAMGVAERCIIATDSEEVAEAARQHGAEVALTASRHPSGTDRVAEVASRAEFAGFDAIVNVQGDEPFVAAAAVRGAAAMVAGGGFSLGTAAVAAGPEILGDPNVVKVVAADDGRAMYFSRAAIPFLRDPTDARQLAGRVWQHLGIYAYTRAALAQWVALPEHPLERIERLEQLRPLAAGLAMGVAHIEEPARVGIDTEDDLIRANAEWTNFNQGEN, encoded by the coding sequence ATGAGGACGCTTGCCGTCATCCCAGCACGCCTGGGCGCGACGCGCCTCCCCCGCAAACCCCTTCGCCTTCTTGCCGGCCGTCCCCTCGTGATCCGCGTGTGGGAACGTGTGCAGGCCATGGGCGTGGCCGAGCGGTGCATCATCGCCACCGACAGTGAGGAGGTCGCCGAGGCGGCCCGGCAGCATGGGGCCGAGGTGGCGCTCACGGCATCCCGCCATCCGTCGGGCACCGACCGGGTGGCCGAAGTTGCCTCACGCGCGGAATTCGCCGGCTTCGACGCGATCGTCAACGTGCAGGGCGACGAGCCGTTCGTGGCGGCGGCCGCCGTGCGGGGAGCCGCCGCCATGGTGGCGGGAGGCGGATTTTCGCTCGGCACGGCGGCCGTCGCAGCCGGCCCCGAGATCCTGGGGGATCCCAACGTGGTCAAGGTGGTCGCGGCCGACGATGGGCGCGCCATGTATTTTTCACGGGCGGCCATTCCGTTTCTTCGCGACCCAACGGATGCGCGGCAGCTGGCCGGCCGGGTATGGCAACACCTGGGCATCTACGCGTATACCCGTGCCGCGCTCGCCCAGTGGGTGGCGCTGCCGGAGCATCCGCTGGAGCGTATCGAACGACTGGAGCAGCTCCGTCCCCTGGCCGCGGGTCTGGCCATGGGCGTGGCACACATCGAGGAGCCGGCGCGGGTGGGGATCGATACCGAAGACGATCTCATCCGCGCCAACGCCGAGTGGACGAACTTCAACCAGGGTGAGAACTGA
- the mqnC gene encoding cyclic dehypoxanthinyl futalosine synthase, producing MRDLLDFYTNAPLLELGAEADRVRREKHPDGMVTFIIDRNINYTNVCVADCGFCAFYRRPKHAEGWTLSYEQIGAKIDEAKEMGAVQILMQGGHNPYIPFEWYLDLLRYIKRYHPIHIHGFSPSEVDFFAKLFRLDARDVIRELMQAGLDSIPGGGGEILVQRVRDQVARKKAGADRWLEIMELAHQAGMKTSVTMMYGIGETLDERIEHLQRVREVQARTHGFTAFICWPLQPENTPAMSHMPKTDAVDYLRTVAMARIVLDNVPNLQASWVTMGMKIGQIALRFGCNDFGSLMIEENVVSAANTTFRTTTDEMERLIRDAGFAPARRRQDYSIIPALAEAAA from the coding sequence ATGCGCGATCTCCTCGATTTCTACACCAACGCCCCGCTGCTCGAACTCGGCGCCGAAGCCGATCGCGTGCGGCGCGAGAAGCATCCCGACGGCATGGTGACGTTCATCATCGATCGCAATATCAACTACACCAACGTCTGCGTGGCCGACTGCGGCTTCTGCGCGTTCTATCGGCGCCCCAAGCACGCCGAGGGCTGGACGCTCTCGTACGAGCAGATCGGCGCCAAGATCGACGAAGCCAAGGAGATGGGCGCCGTCCAGATCCTCATGCAGGGCGGCCACAATCCGTACATCCCGTTCGAGTGGTACCTCGACCTGCTGCGCTACATCAAGCGGTACCACCCCATCCACATCCACGGATTCAGCCCCAGCGAAGTGGACTTCTTCGCCAAGCTGTTCCGCCTCGACGCGCGCGACGTCATCCGCGAGTTGATGCAGGCCGGCCTCGACTCGATTCCCGGCGGCGGCGGCGAGATTCTCGTCCAGCGCGTGCGGGACCAGGTGGCCCGGAAGAAGGCCGGCGCCGACCGCTGGCTCGAGATCATGGAACTGGCCCACCAGGCGGGCATGAAGACCTCGGTCACCATGATGTACGGCATCGGCGAGACGCTGGACGAGCGCATCGAGCACCTGCAGCGGGTGCGCGAGGTGCAGGCGCGCACGCACGGCTTCACGGCGTTCATCTGCTGGCCGCTGCAGCCGGAGAACACGCCCGCGATGTCGCACATGCCCAAGACCGACGCCGTGGACTATCTCCGCACCGTCGCCATGGCGCGCATCGTCCTCGACAACGTGCCCAATCTCCAGGCCAGTTGGGTCACGATGGGAATGAAGATCGGCCAGATCGCCCTGCGCTTCGGCTGCAACGACTTCGGCTCGTTGATGATCGAGGAGAACGTCGTCTCGGCGGCCAACACCACGTTCCGCACCACCACCGACGAGATGGAGCGGCTGATCCGCGACGCCGGATTCGCGCCGGCCCGCCGGCGGCAGGACTACTCGATCATTCCCGCGCTGGCCGAGGCGGCCGCCTAG
- the kdsA gene encoding 3-deoxy-8-phosphooctulonate synthase, whose translation MPRAFPTDAFFLIAGPCVLEDEALNLRVADHLAALAERVPGGIIYKASFDKANRSNAGAHRGPGLDEGLAALDRVRQATGLRILTDVHLPEQCAPAAQVVDVLQIPAFLCRQTDLLVAAGATGKPVNIKKGQWMHPEGMRGAVDKVREAAATPPEVAVTERGTFFGYGDLVVDMRDFIRMRQACDAPVIFDATHSVQRPGQGTGGASGGAREFIPPLTLAAVGAGASGLFMETHPDPDHAPSDGPNMVPLEQLDALIERAVALWALVRA comes from the coding sequence GTGCCACGCGCCTTTCCCACCGACGCCTTCTTCCTGATCGCCGGTCCCTGCGTCCTCGAGGACGAAGCGCTCAATCTGCGCGTGGCCGACCATCTGGCGGCGCTCGCGGAACGCGTGCCTGGCGGCATCATCTACAAGGCGTCGTTCGACAAGGCCAATCGCTCGAATGCGGGCGCGCACCGCGGGCCCGGACTGGACGAGGGGCTGGCCGCGCTCGACCGCGTGCGGCAGGCCACGGGCCTGCGCATCCTCACCGACGTCCATCTGCCGGAGCAGTGTGCGCCCGCCGCCCAGGTCGTGGACGTGCTCCAGATTCCCGCCTTCCTCTGCCGCCAGACCGACCTCCTCGTCGCGGCGGGAGCCACCGGCAAGCCGGTGAACATCAAGAAGGGGCAGTGGATGCACCCCGAAGGCATGCGGGGCGCCGTGGACAAGGTGCGCGAGGCCGCCGCCACGCCTCCGGAAGTCGCGGTCACGGAGCGCGGCACCTTCTTCGGGTACGGCGATCTGGTGGTCGACATGCGCGACTTCATCCGCATGCGCCAGGCATGCGATGCGCCGGTGATCTTCGACGCCACGCACAGCGTGCAGCGGCCCGGCCAGGGCACGGGCGGCGCCAGCGGCGGGGCGCGCGAGTTCATTCCGCCGCTCACGCTCGCCGCCGTGGGCGCCGGCGCCAGCGGCCTGTTCATGGAGACGCATCCCGATCCCGACCACGCCCCCAGCGACGGACCGAACATGGTGCCGCTCGAGCAGCTGGACGCGCTGATCGAGCGGGCCGTGGCCCTGTGGGCGCTGGTGCGCGCATGA